The genomic stretch ATAGTTATTGGCAAGTGAATATCAAGTTCACTGACAGTTTATAACAAGTGAAACAGTAATACATTATACCTTTTTAATAGAGCTAATTAAGAACTGCATAATGTTGCGAAATGTTTCGTCTTTGAGGTGTTGATTGCACAGTCTGCCCAGGATATCCGGAAGAAGATTATAAATTGGATTGCTTCCTTCGGAGGTCAACATTCACCAACAGGGGAAAGGCAAATGTTAGATAGAAGTCAAACTCTGGTATtcaagttcatcaaccaatgttGCTGACACATGTTATCATACCTTTCTTTGACAACTCATGAAAGAAGAGTTTTGCAAGGCTTGAGATCCTCTCATTTTCATCTTCTATCCTTACAGCCATTTCATTTATATAACCTTTAACCTGCCAAAGATTTCAAAAGCGTCTGAAAAGTAATAGAATGATGGTAGGGAAGGTGCTTGTGTGTGCATGAGAGGGCGGGAGGGAGGTGGGCGGGATGTTGACCTTCATCATATCATTCAGTATAAGATGAGAAATAACCAGCACTGCATTCTTCCTGACAGATGCTGAAGGGTCACGCAATCGGGCATATATATACTCTGTCCAAGGTTCCAAGAGGTTTGGGAAGCGAACTGCTAAATCACCAAGAGCTATAGTGCAATTGGATCGGACAATTTCAGAAGGTGCACTTTCAGCAACAGTAAACAGAATTTGAAGATTTGCTTCGCTGAAAATTGGGCATTTGATGTGAGGGAGTGCTTTCATGAAATGCACATCAGTTCACAATATTGAACAGGTAGAGCCGTGTGAAAGAAAAATTACTTACCAGAATTCTGGATCAATGATCATTAGCCTGCAAAGAGCAAGCATGGCAGAAGCTTGTAACTCTGGGAACTGCatcaaaaaaaggaagaaattaGTAGGTGCAGATAGTAATGGAAACAAATGTTAAAGAAAAACAGGAAACCCAACAGACTAACCTTTTGCAGCAAAGTCAGATTCCTGCAGAGTTTTGACAGAAATGGTCCACAATGTCCTATAAGATTCTTTTCTGAAGAACAGCAAACAATCTCCTTTTCCGCCCTTTCAGCAAGGGATTCAATTGCGATATCTATTGTTGCACCCAGTCCCAGTTCGGCATTTATGCCTTGTGCCTGTTGCACAATAGAGCACAACCAGTGAACTTAAATGAAACAATGACAGGtcaaaattgacaaggtaagaAAGGATAGAGATTTAGCAGTCAACAAGAATTACCTCCGAACTTTTAGATGCATCCAACTGAGGATCCTCACTGATGGGTTGAGAATTCTCATTCTTTCGCttctgtttctgaatttttctaacAGAAGTTTCGATGTACACCAAATGATTCAGTGCAATATGGCTAATAACAAAAAGAAACCTACCCAGTTTTGAAGGTGGTAGTGATGACAGAAAGGCATCATTCTGAGTTTCATCTCCATTTGACACATCCTCAGTTCTTAAAACACTGAATACTGAACTGAGGCACTTCTTTGCAATCTCAGTAGCAAAGATTTCAGGTGCAGGGTGTAAGGTATAGATGGTGCTTATAGCTTTATCTGCAGCTCCATACCATATTTTCTCAGGTAGCGAGAAGCTTGTTGTCAAACTTATCAGCGCAGCAAATACTCTACTATTAGTACTTATCAGTTTGCTTCTGTCTTCTTCTGACAATCTCTGCAGAGCAAGACATGCAGTTCTAGCAAGCAGAGGCTCCTCCTTAGCCCAGCGTCCAAACCCAATGTCAATAATATCTTGCAAGTGAGTACCCAAAATGCTGGGAGACGACTTTGCTGCCATACAAAGAATTGATAAAGCCCCACGGCTTTGCACTGGTTTCACTCCACTGATGTTAAAGCAAAAATAGTCCCACAGTGCCGATACCTGTAAGGGGTGATGAGTCTTAAAAAATATCCTCCTCACCAGCAACATAAGAGAAACATTGAAGTGAAATAATAGAATTCAACAAAACCGTTATATTTGGAAAGCTAAGCTTTAGATTCAGATGAATACAGTGATCGGAGAAATAAAGACAATGTAGACACAAAAAAATCAATTCCTTCTGCCAGTACAATGACCTAGGACTTTGAAGACAAAATAACTTGCATCAGAGTGTAGAGAAGATGGTGGCAAATTTATCACGAAATATCTTATTTGCTCCATGTTTCGAAAACATTGGTGCTCAATTAACTCAGTTTATTGCCTCATTTTTTCTTCACTAGTGAATTATAAATTGATAGTAGAACTGACTAGTTAGTTTAACATGACTAGATTCGTCAAAGTGGTAGCGAAAACAAATTGGAAAGGAAAGAAGACTGCACCGTGCTAGATGAAATTTCTGCTTTTGAAACTAACGAGCTAACTAGGCACTCAAGAGCAGCCAGGTCACCAATGCTGCAATCAATGGCTAGGTTTAACAAACTTTTCGCCGTTTCTGTTGCACTTTTCCTTGTGTATATAGTAATGAATGCACTCTCCACTGCTTCATATATTGACTTATCCTGAGAAAATACCTGCAGAAGTCAAAGGGTCAACGAAATGTTATCaaataataagaaaaaaaagacagtTTTGGGGATATTACCAGAGGTAACATTTTCCTGAGTGCTGCTTCTGATCCTTCGATCTGAAATTGTCTGCATCTCATTAGTAATAGAATGGTGTTCTCAACATCAGTAGCTGAAGATGATGCCAACAGCTGAACAAGAGTTGGCATTAAGGAAGTTATACACTTTGAAAACCGCAGACCAGCTTCAAGTGATGCAACTAAAGCTCTGATCTGTTCAAGGTTTGTTATTTCCACAATCGTGGGATCAGGATTGTTCTGATCCTGACTATTAGCTACACAGCTATCACTGACACTATCGGGTTGGCCCATGACCACTTCACCGGGCGAACTATCATCCACAACCTCATCTTGGTCTGGATTTGGAGGATCCATTCCTTCtaatttttccttgtacttttCTAGAGTTGCCTCAAAGGTTGAAGTCCTTAACTGAGGTCCAAAAGGGTTGTGTTGCAGCATGGTGATGAGAAGTTGTAGCGCTGATTTTCTTACAATAGCACTTTTGTCCTCCAATCTCCCCGAAGCAACTGAAGCCACTTCATTCCACAGGCCAATTGAGATAGAGTTTTCTTCACACAGCTCTGCCCACACCTGAAGCACACGACTCCTTGTGTATGCTGACACATCCCTACAGCGCTCAATCAAAATTTCTAGCATAGCCTGCTTACTTCTGAGCCGAGCAGTGTTATCACCCTCAACATCTTTGAAAGCCTTTGCAGCCAGCTTTCCCAAGACTCCAACAAGAGCATTTCTGATCTTATATGAGTCACCACCAAAGTGAGGCACCAGAACACCGATATTGGTTGACATAAGCTTCGGCAAGCGGTCTGCTAGTTCTACAAGGAATCTCCCAACATTATCAGCACCAACACTATCCCTTACATAATCTTTTGGATCAGTCCGACCTATTTCCCTAATCAGGGAAATTGCAAGGCTTCCATCACCAAACTTTTTCTCTGCAGAAGCAACTGTTTCCGCAAGATGAGCAACAGTGAAATCAAACTTGTGGATCAAATGCAAGACAGATGCACTGATTTGAGAAATCCTCTGATGCTTTGTGGCAATTGCTCCAATTATCCTGCACAGGCCATTTCTTGTATCCTCATCTTTTAACCCATTTTGATTCTCATAGAGAACAAAAGTACACCTACATGTTATCAAGAAAGAAATGACATTACAATAGGTAGGTTACTGGAAAGCACCACACTACCATAGCCAGTTTCCAGAACTTACTTTGAAACAAAAGAGAGATATCGTTCATCCGTCCCTCCAGGGCCAAAAAGTAGTGATAGGTCAGCTTCTAGAGAATTAGCTATTAGATTCAGGATCCTGCCTCTTTGAGCTTCCCAGTTCCAAGTATATACAGGATTCTTCTTTCGACCATGTGCTGTTACCTAGATTCTCATGGAAGAATAAAATCACTTAAAATACATGAATACATATAATCTGGATAATCTGTAACTTCCGCACAAAAATCACCTTAGCCCCTGTGCAGCTTTCAGCAGCAGATTCCTCCATGAGAACGATGGAAAGGAGAAAGAAGGAGTAGATCTTGAGGGCATTACGGTGCGAGGCAATGCGATCAGTGATTGGGGTAGCATCAGAAGGCGATGACATGGACGCACGAGAAAGTGAGTCTATGTTGGGTAGAAGGACACTAAGGTTGGAGCGCAAGGTCTCAACGAGGTTAAACTTAAGGCCTGGGGGCAGACAGTTGAAATCACGCACAACAGAATAGATGCTATCGAACACCTCCTGTTCCTCAATGCAGAAGAGCTCCTTGTCAGAGAGATCAAATGATACACCTTCAGTTTGAATCAGAATAAGAACAGAGTCAGTTCATGTTGATAAGATTCTTTCATTCAAAAAACAAGAACACTAAAGCTTGCTAGATCTGTACGCTTATGGTAGAAGAGATTTCTAATCGCATGCTACCACAAAGTAGACCAGCCAACATTATGAAAAGCAAGACTATGGCATGGAAATTAAGGGATAACGTCCTATGGCATTAAACAATCACTAATTTTGCAGAGCTGACAATGGAGAACTAAGATCTATGAATAATTAAGCTAGCAAGCTTATGCAGGGCCGTTAAAGCAAAACTCATACTAACTTATGTTAGCTTTTTGCATCAGAAGACACCTTTTTCCAAAATCAGATCAAGTTTCTTAACCCCAGCCATATATAGTAGTACGGTTAAGTATAAAAGCAACGGTAAGACCACcaatttcaaaattaaaataCGAGCAGCTCAAAAGGTTCAGTTCAAGTGGCCGTGTGCTTTAGTCGCAGGCTTAATTTTTTACATATATGCACCGATTTGCTTGAGAGAAGGCCTTAGGGATACCAGCTACATCCAAATCACAAGCTCCAATTAGTACGGCCGACCAACAAAACCCTATTCCAGTAGAATTTTAAGCAGGCAACGATCAAAATCCGAATCCAGAATCCTCATAATTCCTAAGGACTGGGGCAACCCCCGACCGGAACAGCAAGTGCGCGCGGTTGGGGAAGCGGGGTAGGCGGCGGCACGTTACCCTTGACgaactcctcgaggtcggcggcgcggagggtggcgacggcgacggggttCTGCGGCCGGAGCGAgggctcgtcgtcgccgtcggtgTCCCGCTCCAGATCCCGCAGGCTCGAGGGGAACACGAACGGCGGGGCCATCTCGCCGCGGGCGGGCGGACGCCGGCGAGAGCAGGAGATGGGGGTCGGGGGAGTGGAGGGGTTTGGGTTGGGGAATGGGAGCGGAGGAGTTGGGGAGTGTTTCGAAATCGAGAGCGGGAGGCGAGAAATTTTGTGAGCGAATCCCCCGTATGACAGGGAGGACCCACGCGTCATATAGAAAGATAAAGGTGCCAcatgccatggcccatgggtggTTTGAATACACGCCTAGCTAGTATTGACCGTTAGTCCCCCAGTGACGGTCCACGGATCAGGTCCTGTTTGGGAAGagtgtgctaaaatttagtcctgaactaaattttagccctctcaaaaagagtgtgctaaactttagcttttggaggtgtttgggaggggtgctaaagtttagcacctgctatGCGAAATGACCCTTTTACCCCAGCATAGCGTGCACTGTTACTTGTTTCCTGTCCCTGGACCTCGCCGCGGACTCAGTCACCGCGACGTCGGCGGGATCCACCATCGCCCGCTTCCGGCTTGCCCTCCCGCCACCGACTCCCCCGGGCCCTCCCACCGCCGACTCCCCCGGGCGCATCCGCCGCCCCTGGCCCTggagcctccgccgccggcgcatgcGCACCGCGGCCGttccggatccggccggaggaggcgggggccggcgcggggggtCGGCCagaggcggcgggcgagcggaggtcgcgggggcgggcggggccggctggaggcggcggcggcgggggtgggcggggccggcggcggcggcggcgttcgggCGAAggagcggggagagagagagagagagagagactgaggggaggagagagaggggaggggggactGTCACCGCGTTTACCTCCGGCTTAAAAACCACCATCTTTTATCTACCATGCTTCATTAGATGCTCCTGGGGGNNNNNNNNNNNNNNNNNNNNNNNNNNNNNNNNNNNNNNNNNNNNNNNNNNNNNNNNNNNNNNNNNNNNNNNNNNNNNNNNNNNNNNNNNNNNNNNNNNNNGTGTCCCGgggggaccactttttagtccatttagtcATTTAGCTACCCCAAGTGACTAAATGATagaggggggctaaagtttagcccacaagatatagctggggtgtttgggaagcttgggggctaaaatggactaaagtgggggtgctaaactttagcgaaCAGGGCTTAGCAAACACGCCCTTAGCAAACAGCAGGTAACGCTAACATATTCACACTAGCGATGCGTTGAGTGGTTGAGTCTATTCTAATTCAAGAGTACGTGAATATACAACGTGACAAGGCTTTGTGTTCGCCAACTTACCGTTTTTCATCTTACTATCCTCTCGATCAAGCAAGGATAGTTGGTCAGCAGCATGTTAATGTTTTGTTTTAGGTTTTCGCATCCTCAAGTGTTAAGTTTGTTGCGGTGGTTTTGCCAGCAACTATCTTTGGTTAATGACTAGTCTATATGTGATGCGGGAATAACCACTCCTTTTGTATGGTTACGATGCTAATAAGGGAAGAGGGCTATCAAGGTCAAGCGGAAAAAACCatctatacttttttttttttgcaggaagAGGGAAAGGATACCAAGATTAAGTGAAAGTTCCCACCGTCTATGGATCTCTTCTCCTGATTTACTTCCCGCTCGGGATCATTTCATACTTAAATTTAATTTAGAGAATCATAAATAATCACTTCTCACGATGAATAAAAATAGACGGAACTCTGCCAAATAGGATCCATAGTATGTTCGTCTGGACGTTAGATACGGGAATATACTGAAGAAATGTTGCGGATGGTCTCGTCGCGATCCGACAAATAAAGGTCGTGCTGATTTTAAAAAGATTAACATATCCCATACATTTGACAGGTGGCCCATCTATTTTCATGACCCAGCAGTCAACGGGGGATTGAAGTCACTGAAACCTCacacatatcacatatgacatATGTCAACACGCGATACATATACTTTTCTTTTAACCAATGTGAGCGTGATAGTACGAACTTACAGTCCAGGAACGGTATCACACCCGAACAACATTTCTTTTTTGCACTGAAAGTGGACAGGATGCAGGCGCGGGGGGTCACTCTTCAGTCTTCACTGCCTACCAAGGCCAGCAACATGTCCCTGTAGCCGAAGGAAGTGTCGCCGGCGACGTCGAGGGTTACGGCGCTCTTGTACCTCGCCATGTACTCCTCCTTGATCCGCTTCATGTCGATCTCCGCCCGCGACACGATCACCCTGGTGAGCAAGTCCTCGTACGTCCCCACCCCCAAGATGGAATACCTGATCACCTGAAAAACAAGAGCACGACGCCCTGGGTGTCAATGCCATCTCGACAGTTCATCATCTGCTCGGGTCCCAACTTCTTCGACATACCTGTGCAAAGTGCTTTTCAGGCGAGGTCAAGCACCAGACGGCGCTCTTCAGCATCCTGCCGAACTGGCTGCTGCATCGGCTGTTGATATCCTGAATGGACGAACACGCAGCTGATTAGCTGAAGATTCAACTCAGAATGTTTGGAGTTTTCAGTACTTGCGTCCAGCTCAGTACCTCAGCGATGTCTCTTCCTTGATCCTCCTTGTACTGCTGGAACGTCGCTCTGAGCTGAGACTTGCTACGGGTGCTGATGATCCGGACGACTTCATTTCCGTGCAGTTGCTTCTCTCTGATGGCTTCTGACAGCTGAGCCGCCTCCAGCTTGGCCACATCCATG from Setaria italica strain Yugu1 chromosome II, Setaria_italica_v2.0, whole genome shotgun sequence encodes the following:
- the LOC101769688 gene encoding condensin complex subunit 1; its protein translation is MAPPFVFPSSLRDLERDTDGDDEPSLRPQNPVAVATLRAADLEEFVKGVSFDLSDKELFCIEEQEVFDSIYSVVRDFNCLPPGLKFNLVETLRSNLSVLLPNIDSLSRASMSSPSDATPITDRIASHRNALKIYSFFLLSIVLMEESAAESCTGAKVTAHGRKKNPVYTWNWEAQRGRILNLIANSLEADLSLLFGPGGTDERYLSFVSKCTFVLYENQNGLKDEDTRNGLCRIIGAIATKHQRISQISASVLHLIHKFDFTVAHLAETVASAEKKFGDGSLAISLIREIGRTDPKDYVRDSVGADNVGRFLVELADRLPKLMSTNIGVLVPHFGGDSYKIRNALVGVLGKLAAKAFKDVEGDNTARLRSKQAMLEILIERCRDVSAYTRSRVLQVWAELCEENSISIGLWNEVASVASGRLEDKSAIVRKSALQLLITMLQHNPFGPQLRTSTFEATLEKYKEKLEGMDPPNPDQDEVVDDSSPGEVVMGQPDSVSDSCVANSQDQNNPDPTIVEITNLEQIRALVASLEAGLRFSKCITSLMPTLVQLLASSSATDVENTILLLMRCRQFQIEGSEAALRKMLPLVFSQDKSIYEAVESAFITIYTRKSATETAKSLLNLAIDCSIGDLAALECLVSSLVSKAEISSSTVSALWDYFCFNISGVKPVQSRGALSILCMAAKSSPSILGTHLQDIIDIGFGRWAKEEPLLARTACLALQRLSEEDRSKLISTNSRVFAALISLTTSFSLPEKIWYGAADKAISTIYTLHPAPEIFATEIAKKCLSSVFSVLRTEDVSNGDETQNDAFLSSLPPSKLGRFLFVISHIALNHLVYIETSVRKIQKQKRKNENSQPISEDPQLDASKSSEAQGINAELGLGATIDIAIESLAERAEKEIVCCSSEKNLIGHCGPFLSKLCRNLTLLQKFPELQASAMLALCRLMIIDPEFCEANLQILFTVAESAPSEIVRSNCTIALGDLAVRFPNLLEPWTEYIYARLRDPSASVRKNAVLVISHLILNDMMKVKGYINEMAVRIEDENERISSLAKLFFHELSKKGSNPIYNLLPDILGRLCNQHLKDETFRNIMQFLISSIKKEKQMEALVDKLCNRFAGVNDVRQWEYISYCLSQLTFTEKGLKKLIDNFKMFEYALSEDSVMNHFRSVISKCKKFAKPELKVCIEEFEEKLSKVHQEKKEQEETTKNAEAHRQRIGSLDEVLASKEVGQSCGHSVEEETSEIVDPSVDGSTEDKENMPECSGNISTENCQTSTSTGSEDGGEEIQSKQPVRKGLSRSRAKKTRDPVVEDSADSAPVRRSTKRQGR